The DNA sequence CGTTTTTGTCGCCATGTTTACCTCGGTTTTCCACACGCCTGGATCTCTGTAGTAAGTATCCATATCCAAAAAGCTAAAACCTACCCCAAATGCCCAACAACTATCGGGATTAAAATAATCTCCTCCTCCTCCATATACAGACCAAAATCTCCAATAGGGTTCCCAGTATCTTGTATCGGGATTGCTGGAATCCGGCGGCATATATGTAAGATATGGCGGCATATGAGTAAACCAAGCCATGAAAAGTGTATCATATTCGCCTGTTGGTATTCCGGTTTGAGGGCTTAAAACAGGGATAAAATAATCCCAGATAAATTTATCGTAAAATTTGGCGTCATGAATACTGATCCAATATAAGATATATCCGTTGCTGGCAAATATTGTATCTCTGGGGCTCAACCACGCGCCTTCCAGTTCAAAATTACCTTTTGTGCCTGTGATCCTATCAGCATTAAAGTTGCTTTGTGTTTCAGCATCTTGGGGCGTAAGTTTATAAATTTCTTTTATTTCTATTGCCCGGGCGTAATTTGTTGCAATTATTGAAAACATTACAACAGATAATAGGGTAATGTATTTTTTTATCATTTATATTTTTTCCTTCCTACTTTATATAAACCACTTTATTGGCGGCGTAAAAACTTTCCGCTTTTACGCTGATAAAATAAACTCCGTTGGCAGCATATTGTCCGGCATTATCTTTCCCGTCCCAATTCAGAAGATGCGTTCCTGGGGCAATCGTCCCATTTACAATGGTTTTTACCAACCTGCCTTGGATGTCATAAATGCTTACCTGTACGGCCTCTTTTTTCGCTAATGAAAACTTTATTTCCGTATACACTCCAAATGGATTAGGTTTGCAGGCAAACAAATTATTAATTTCTTTGGGTTTATCTGTTATGGGGTTAAGTGCAACATTTGCTCCGGGTGTAATTTTAATATCAACATTTTTATACCACATCCTACCGGAAGAGTCGCTGAATTTTAGTTCGATTTTTCCCGTTTCGCCGGTTTTACTTTTTTCATCAACATCAAAATAAAAAACATATTCCTTTAATATGCTTTTTTTATTAACCCGGTTGTTAGCGCTTTTAAAAGGCGCATATTTTACAAGCGGCGTTATACAGCTATTTCTTATACTGTCGTCACCCGCAGGTATGACCTTGCGATTGTCATTTCTTTTATCATCCATAAAAGAAATATATTTTATCATTTCCGGCACTTTTACAATTTTGCACGACACAACATCCGAATTGCTTGGGAATTCGGCTACTACGGTTATTTTGTTCTCGCAAGAACCTGACGGAACTTCCCAAGTTTTAGCATTGCCTAAATTTGCCGCCAATAATGCCAAAACAAAAATGAAAAGTATTTTCTTTAACATTTATCGTTTCCTATTCAAATAAATTGAATTTTATGTGGCTCACGAAAGGGGTGGGGCTAAAAACCGAACAGGGCTTTATTAATAAAGAATCTTTAGCGCTTGGAAATTGGATCATTGATTATGCGCCCGATGAATACTGGTTTTTAAATTCATGGTCAAGCCTCACGGCTAAGTTAGTACTACTCGGCTTAATCCATCGCTGGACTTACACCTGTAGCCTATCAACCCGGTAGTCTTCCGGGAGCCTTCAGTCCCGATAAATCGGGAGGGAGATCTAATCTTGAGGTAGGTTTCCCACTTAGATGCATTCAGCGGTTATCCCATCCGAACATAGCTACCCAACCTTTGCCCTTGGCAGGACAGCTGGTACACTAGAGGTTCGTTCATCCCGGTCCTCTCGTACTAAGGACAAGACCTCTCAAATCTCCTGCGCCCACAGAGGATAGAGACCGAACTGTCTCACGACGTTCTGAACCCAGCTCACGTACCGCTTTAATGGACGAACAGTCCAACCCTTGGGACCTTCTCCAGCCCCAGGATGCGATGAGCCGACATCGAGGTGCCAAACCTTGCCGTCGATATGAACTCTCGGGCAAGATCAGCCTGTTATCCCCGGAGTACCTTTTGTCCGTTGAGCGATGGTGCTTCCACTTGTAGCCACCGGATCACTAAGGCCCACTTTCGTGTCTGTTCGGAATGTCTTCCTCACAGTCAGGCTACCTTATGCCTTTGCACTCTGAAAAGCGCGATTACCGACCGCGCTGAGGTAACCTTTGCGCGCCTCCGTTACACTTTAGGAGGCGACCGCCCCAGTCAAACTGCCCACCTGACAGTGTCCCCCGCCAGGATTCACTGACGTAGGTTAGACTCCCAATAACACCAGGGTGGTATTTCAACGTCGACTCCACCGAGGCTAGCGCCCCAGCTTCAAAGTCTCCCACCTATCCTACACAAGCATTATCAAAAGCCAATGCCAAGCTACAGTTAAGGTTCACGGGGTCTTTTAGTCCATCTGCGGGTAGGCGGCATCTTCACCGCCACTACAATTTCGACGAGCCCTCCTTTGAGACCGCGCTCAATTTGTTACACCATTCGTGCAGGTCGGAACTTACCCGACAAGGAATTTCGCTACCTTAGGACCGTTATAGTTACGGCCGCCGTTTACTGGGGCTTCGATTCAATGCTTCGCCTTGCGACTAACATCTCCTCTTAACCTTCCAGCACCGGGCAGGTGTCAGACCCTATACATCGCCTCATCGGCTTAGCAGAGTCATGTGTTTGTGATAAACAGTCACTTGAGCCCTTTCACTGCGCCATCTCCTCTTAACCTTCCAGCACCGGGCAGGTGTCAGACCCTATACATCGCCTCATCGGCTTAGCAGAGTCATGTGTTTGTGATAAACAGTCACTTGAGCCCTTTCACTGCGCCCCAAATCCGCTTTAGCATGAATATACCTGACGGAAGCGGGGGCCCCTTCTCCCGAAGTTACGGGGCTAATTTGCCTAGTTCCTTAAAGGAGGTTATCTCGAGCACCTTAGAATATTCTTCTCACTCACCTGAGTCGGTTTACGGTACGGACGCCAATCAAACTCCCTACGAGGATTTTCTCGGCAGCGTGATTCGATCCCTTTTGCGTCCTTACGGACTCCCCATCGCTTCTCGGGGTTGACGACCCGGCGGATTTGCCAACCGGATCCCCCTACCAGCTTAGACCCGCACTACCAGTCGCGGATGGGATCTCACTCCTGCGTCCCCCCTTAGGTGATGACGCGTGATCGGCGGTTCCGGAATATTAACCGGATTTCCATCGCCTACGCCTTTCGGCCTCGGCTTAGGGCCCGACTTACCCTGGGCGGATTAGCCTTCCCCAGGAACCCTTGAGTTTTCGGTGACCAGGTTTCTCGCCTGGTTTTTCGCTACTTATTCCGGCATTCTCACTTGCATTTCGTCGACGGCGCCTTACGGCGCCGCTTCACTCTACAATGCAACGCTCCTCTACCAAATGCCCCGATGAATCGGGGCAAGTCCGCAGCTTCGGCGGCCAGCTTAATAGTCCCGTAAATTGTCGGCGCGGAACCACTTGACCAGTGAGCTATTACGCACTCTTTAAATGATGGCTGCTTCTAAGCCAACATCCTGGTTGTCTATGAAATTCCACATCCTTTATCACTTAGCTGGCACTTTGGGGCCTTAGCTGACGATCTGGGTTTTTTCCCTCTCGGCAATGAAGCTTATCCCCCACTGCCTGACTCCCGGAATTGATGTGCACGGCATTCGGAGTTTGAGTGGGGTCGGTAATCTGGTAAGATCCCTTCCCCATCCAGTGCTCTACCTCCGCCACAAACTTTCCGAGGCTATACCTAAATATATTTCGAGGAGAACCAGCTATCCCTGGGTTTGATAGGCCTTTCACTCCTACCCACAGCTCATCCGAGAACTTTTCAACGTTCACCAGTTCGGACCTCCATGACGTGTTACCGTCACTTCATCCTGGCCATGGGTAGCTCACCCAGTTTCGGGTCTGCTGCATGCAACTAAAACGCCCTATTCAGACTCGCTTTCGCTGCGGCTACGCCCCAGAAGGGCTTAACCTTGCTGCATACAAGCAACTCGCCGGATCATTATGCAAAAGGCACGCCGTCACCCCGTATAAATACGGAGCTCCGACTGATCGTAAGCACATGGTTTCAGGTACTATTTCACTCCCCGCCAGGGGTACTTTTCACCTTTCCCTCACGGTACTAGTTCGCTATCGGTCAGATGAGAGTATTTAGCCTTAGAGGGTGGTCCCCCCATATTCCCACAGAGTTTCTCGTGCTCCGTGGTACTTAGGTATCGTCAAGGGAGAGATCGCTTCCTTTTCGCCTACCGGACTATCACCGTCTATGGTAGGACTTCCCAGACCTTTCGGCTAAGGAACGACTTTTTGACTCTCCAACCCCGGTTGGTACACGGGATCATTAACGACCCTGATACCCCCGCCCTGCAACGCGCACCAGCTATTACGCAGGACCGAGTTTGGGCTGTTCCCCGTTCGCTCGCCGCTACTAGGGGAATCTCAGTTGATTTCTCTTCCACTGGGTACTTAGATGTTTCAGTTCGCCAGGTTAGCTCCACAGGATTACTTCCCGTTAGGTTTTCTTCCCATGGTATTCCGACATTACTCGGAAGGGTTTCCCCATTCGGGCATCTCCGGTTCTAAGGTAGTTTGCACCTCCCCGAAGCTTATCGCAGCTTACCGCGCCCTTCATCGCCTTCATCTGCCAAGGCATCCGCCATGTGCTCTTTGTAGCTTGACCAAAAACAATATTAAAAACCAATAGTCATCAATCGCAGAATCCAATGACTATTATTCCAAGCTCTAAAGTGCTTATTCTTTCTTTATTAATAAAGACCCTATTCAGTTTTCAAAGAAC is a window from the candidate division TA06 bacterium genome containing:
- a CDS encoding T9SS type A sorting domain-containing protein, which produces MLKKILFIFVLALLAANLGNAKTWEVPSGSCENKITVVAEFPSNSDVVSCKIVKVPEMIKYISFMDDKRNDNRKVIPAGDDSIRNSCITPLVKYAPFKSANNRVNKKSILKEYVFYFDVDEKSKTGETGKIELKFSDSSGRMWYKNVDIKITPGANVALNPITDKPKEINNLFACKPNPFGVYTEIKFSLAKKEAVQVSIYDIQGRLVKTIVNGTIAPGTHLLNWDGKDNAGQYAANGVYFISVKAESFYAANKVVYIK